The following are from one region of the Deltaproteobacteria bacterium genome:
- a CDS encoding CBS domain-containing protein codes for MGLIAQLLERRSPVMHIVSPHQMVADAVAIMATRKVGAVPVVEDGHLVGIFSERDVIRRVVWLNRSPDKTQIGEVMTPGPLTASPSDERALAVRKMVGIGCRHLPVVQHGALVDMLSIRDLLFGELEERSADVESLRRYIDGSY; via the coding sequence ATGGGCCTGATCGCTCAGCTCTTGGAAAGGCGCTCACCGGTGATGCACATCGTGAGCCCGCACCAGATGGTCGCCGACGCGGTCGCGATCATGGCCACGCGCAAGGTCGGCGCGGTCCCGGTCGTCGAGGACGGCCACCTCGTCGGCATCTTCAGCGAGCGCGACGTGATCCGCCGGGTCGTCTGGCTGAACCGCTCGCCCGACAAGACGCAGATCGGCGAGGTCATGACTCCCGGGCCGCTGACCGCGTCACCGAGCGACGAGCGCGCGCTGGCCGTGCGCAAGATGGTCGGCATCGGCTGCCGCCACCTGCCGGTGGTCCAGCACGGCGCGCTCGTCGACATGCTCTCGATCCGCGACCTGCTCTTCGGCGAGCTCGAAGAGCGCTCCGCCGACGTCGAGTCCCTGCGCCGCTACATCGACGGAAGTTACTAA